From Nilaparvata lugens isolate BPH chromosome 7, ASM1435652v1, whole genome shotgun sequence, one genomic window encodes:
- the LOC111047270 gene encoding cytochrome P450 4C1 isoform X2, whose amino-acid sequence MAAKLTAKWITGVEERVIMLLPYLLMFFAVGFVTWYMRRMQRISAMISKIPGPPTLPLIGNAHSFFGLDMEGYNNIQLELMKTYGSTVRVWLGPFLWVNLAEPKHIEAILSSEYGTNKDPTYRFFKAHSDGIFVASGDRWRKLRKMVNPTFHQKLLENFLTTFNEQSDVLVQRLEEQVGKPTFDIGDYTAKCTLDFLCGTLMGVKSKEQIENRCDFAKNVVGSVTIIKKRFYTLHYQSDWIFRFTNWSKQLNAFVKPLHDFAKQVILERISIKQAEDPKDGLIDDLDKKRSIYLDTILEQFKHMSIDELTYLTTDTFIAGADTTRVATAYAFALLGAYPEIQEKVYQEIVDVVGDGEFTIHKLATLPYLEMVLKEVLRLFSVPVIVRQLERDHDIGDLVLPSGTSIQICFYAVHRDTRFWKKPEEFYPDHFLPEEVAKRPKYSYLPFGYGPRNCPGHAYAMLSMKTMVGSVIRKYKITSDLNLENAEYNNIFMLELTHGYPVQLTKR is encoded by the exons ATGGCTGCCAAACTAACAG CAAAATGGATTACTGGTGTAGAGGAGCGAGTCATCATGCTACTGCCCTATCTACTCATGTTCTTTGCTGTGGGTTTTGTGACTTGGTACATGAGGAGAATGCAACGGATTTCGGCAATGATATCCAAGATACCAGGCCCTCCGACATTGCCTCTCATAGGAAACGCTCATTCCTTCTTTGGTCTCGACATGGAAG GTTACAACAATATTCAGCTGGAGTTGATGAAAACGTACGGGTCCACTGTGAGAGTTTGGCTCGGTCCCTTCCTCTGGGTGAATCTTGCAGAGCCGAAGCACATTGAG GCCATCCTCAGTAGTGAATATGGAACCAACAAAGATCCTACTTACAGGTTTTTCAAAGCTCACTCTGATGGAATATTCGTAGCATCAG GTGACAGATGGCGTAAACTAAGGAAAATGGTGAACCCAACCTTCCACCAGAAACTTCTGGAAAACTTCTTGACAACTTTCAACGAGCAGAGTGATGTACTTGTTCAGCGATTGGAAGAACAGGTTGGCAAACCCACCTTTGACATTGGTGATTATACGGCAAAATGCACACTGGATTTCCTCTGTG GTACTCTAATGGGTGTCAAATCCAAGGAACAGATTGAGAATCGTTGTGATTTCGCCAAGAATGTGGTTGG ATCGGTAACAATAATCAAGAAGAGATTCTACACGCTCCATTACCAGTCGGACTGGATTTTCCGTTTCACCAACTGGTCAAAGCAACTGAATGCCTTCGTCAAACCACTGCATGACTTTGCCAAGCAG GTAATTCTTGAGAGGATCAGTATCAAACAGGCTGAGGATCCAAAGGATGGACTGA TTGATGACCTGGATAAAAAGAGATCCATCTATTTGGACACCATTCTCGAGCAGTTCAAGCACATGTCCATCGATGAACTTACATACCTTACAACAGATACATTCATTGCG GGTGCTGACACAACACGTGTAGCGACTGCCTATGCTTTCGCCCTACTAGGAGCTTACCCCGAAATCCAGGAGAAAGTGTACCAAGAAATTGTTGACGTGGTGGGGGATGGAGAGTTCACAATCCACAAGCTGGCCACCCTCCCCTACTTGGAAATGGTGCTCAAAGAGGTCCTCAGACTGTTCTCTGTCCCTGTCATTGTGAGGCAGTTGGAAAGGGACCACGATATTG gTGATCTTGTTCTGCCATCCGGCACATCGATCCAAATCTGCTTCTACGCCGTGCATCGTGATACAAGGTTCTGGAAAAAGCCCGAGGAGTTTTACCCTGATCACTTCCTGCCTGAAGAAGTTGCCAAGAGACCGAAGTACAGCTACCTACCGTTCGGATACGGACCCAGAAATTGTCCAG GACATGCCTACGCTATGCTTTCGATGAAAACAATGGTTGGAAGTGTCATAAGAAAATACAAGATCACATCTGACCTCAATCTAGAAAATGCAgagtacaataatattttcatgctGGAACTAACTCATGGATATCCAGTTCAACTGACAAAACGATAG
- the LOC111047270 gene encoding cytochrome P450 4C1 isoform X1 — MDVKVNVAGLVSSHLDQKHSTKWITGVEERVIMLLPYLLMFFAVGFVTWYMRRMQRISAMISKIPGPPTLPLIGNAHSFFGLDMEGYNNIQLELMKTYGSTVRVWLGPFLWVNLAEPKHIEAILSSEYGTNKDPTYRFFKAHSDGIFVASGDRWRKLRKMVNPTFHQKLLENFLTTFNEQSDVLVQRLEEQVGKPTFDIGDYTAKCTLDFLCGTLMGVKSKEQIENRCDFAKNVVGSVTIIKKRFYTLHYQSDWIFRFTNWSKQLNAFVKPLHDFAKQVILERISIKQAEDPKDGLIDDLDKKRSIYLDTILEQFKHMSIDELTYLTTDTFIAGADTTRVATAYAFALLGAYPEIQEKVYQEIVDVVGDGEFTIHKLATLPYLEMVLKEVLRLFSVPVIVRQLERDHDIGDLVLPSGTSIQICFYAVHRDTRFWKKPEEFYPDHFLPEEVAKRPKYSYLPFGYGPRNCPGHAYAMLSMKTMVGSVIRKYKITSDLNLENAEYNNIFMLELTHGYPVQLTKR, encoded by the exons ATGGATGTGAAAGTGAATGTTGCTGGATTGGTTTCCAGTCATTTGGATCAAAAGCATAGCA CAAAATGGATTACTGGTGTAGAGGAGCGAGTCATCATGCTACTGCCCTATCTACTCATGTTCTTTGCTGTGGGTTTTGTGACTTGGTACATGAGGAGAATGCAACGGATTTCGGCAATGATATCCAAGATACCAGGCCCTCCGACATTGCCTCTCATAGGAAACGCTCATTCCTTCTTTGGTCTCGACATGGAAG GTTACAACAATATTCAGCTGGAGTTGATGAAAACGTACGGGTCCACTGTGAGAGTTTGGCTCGGTCCCTTCCTCTGGGTGAATCTTGCAGAGCCGAAGCACATTGAG GCCATCCTCAGTAGTGAATATGGAACCAACAAAGATCCTACTTACAGGTTTTTCAAAGCTCACTCTGATGGAATATTCGTAGCATCAG GTGACAGATGGCGTAAACTAAGGAAAATGGTGAACCCAACCTTCCACCAGAAACTTCTGGAAAACTTCTTGACAACTTTCAACGAGCAGAGTGATGTACTTGTTCAGCGATTGGAAGAACAGGTTGGCAAACCCACCTTTGACATTGGTGATTATACGGCAAAATGCACACTGGATTTCCTCTGTG GTACTCTAATGGGTGTCAAATCCAAGGAACAGATTGAGAATCGTTGTGATTTCGCCAAGAATGTGGTTGG ATCGGTAACAATAATCAAGAAGAGATTCTACACGCTCCATTACCAGTCGGACTGGATTTTCCGTTTCACCAACTGGTCAAAGCAACTGAATGCCTTCGTCAAACCACTGCATGACTTTGCCAAGCAG GTAATTCTTGAGAGGATCAGTATCAAACAGGCTGAGGATCCAAAGGATGGACTGA TTGATGACCTGGATAAAAAGAGATCCATCTATTTGGACACCATTCTCGAGCAGTTCAAGCACATGTCCATCGATGAACTTACATACCTTACAACAGATACATTCATTGCG GGTGCTGACACAACACGTGTAGCGACTGCCTATGCTTTCGCCCTACTAGGAGCTTACCCCGAAATCCAGGAGAAAGTGTACCAAGAAATTGTTGACGTGGTGGGGGATGGAGAGTTCACAATCCACAAGCTGGCCACCCTCCCCTACTTGGAAATGGTGCTCAAAGAGGTCCTCAGACTGTTCTCTGTCCCTGTCATTGTGAGGCAGTTGGAAAGGGACCACGATATTG gTGATCTTGTTCTGCCATCCGGCACATCGATCCAAATCTGCTTCTACGCCGTGCATCGTGATACAAGGTTCTGGAAAAAGCCCGAGGAGTTTTACCCTGATCACTTCCTGCCTGAAGAAGTTGCCAAGAGACCGAAGTACAGCTACCTACCGTTCGGATACGGACCCAGAAATTGTCCAG GACATGCCTACGCTATGCTTTCGATGAAAACAATGGTTGGAAGTGTCATAAGAAAATACAAGATCACATCTGACCTCAATCTAGAAAATGCAgagtacaataatattttcatgctGGAACTAACTCATGGATATCCAGTTCAACTGACAAAACGATAG